In Campylobacter showae CSUNSWCD, one genomic interval encodes:
- a CDS encoding ACT domain-containing protein, whose product MKAIVTVVGKDRVGIVAGVSAKLSELGLNIDDISQTILSDFFTMMAVVSSDENKDFTVLREELNKLGESLKVKINIQSSAIFDAMHKI is encoded by the coding sequence ATGAAAGCGATCGTAACTGTAGTGGGAAAAGATAGAGTTGGTATCGTTGCTGGCGTCTCAGCAAAACTTAGCGAGCTAGGGCTAAACATAGATGACATCTCACAGACTATTTTGAGCGACTTTTTCACGATGATGGCGGTGGTTTCTAGCGATGAAAATAAGGACTTTACGGTGCTTAGAGAAGAGCTAAACAAGCTTGGAGAGAGCCTAAAAGTAAAGATAAACATCCAAAGCTCAGCCATTTTTGATGCTATGCACAAAATTTAA
- a CDS encoding Mrp/NBP35 family ATP-binding protein — protein sequence MLNKEEVLNRLKGVIYPGFEKDIVSFGFVKNVEIGDKILIEVEIVSSSPDVANELKADIKRVMGSNEYVLNLIQPKMPEEKSNSQSGKNIAPQVKNFVMVSSGKGGVGKSTTTLNLAISMAKLGKKVGILDADIYGPNIPRMLGEVNTQPQVVGNKLKPILSHGVEMMSMGVLMEEGMSLIWRGSMIMKAIEQLLRDVLWSELDVLFLDMPPGTGDAQLTLAQSVPVTAGVCVTTPQVVALDDSKRALDMFEKLHIPIAGVIENMSGFICPDNGKEYDIFGKGTTEEVAKAYNTQILAEIPIEPAVRVGGDSGKPVSFYEPNSVTAKRYESAAARLWEIIENINNGGGADNSAIQPVNDGKSACSK from the coding sequence ATGTTAAATAAAGAAGAGGTCTTAAATAGACTAAAAGGTGTCATATATCCGGGCTTTGAAAAGGATATAGTTAGTTTTGGGTTTGTAAAAAATGTTGAGATTGGCGATAAAATTTTAATCGAGGTCGAGATCGTTAGCTCAAGCCCTGATGTGGCAAATGAGCTAAAAGCGGACATCAAACGTGTCATGGGCTCAAACGAGTACGTGCTAAATTTGATCCAGCCAAAGATGCCTGAGGAGAAAAGTAACAGCCAAAGTGGCAAAAATATAGCACCTCAAGTTAAAAATTTCGTAATGGTAAGCTCTGGTAAAGGCGGCGTTGGCAAATCAACCACAACTCTAAATTTAGCCATCTCAATGGCAAAACTTGGCAAAAAAGTGGGAATTTTAGACGCTGATATCTACGGACCAAATATCCCAAGAATGCTAGGTGAGGTAAATACCCAGCCACAAGTCGTTGGCAACAAGCTAAAGCCGATACTTAGCCACGGCGTGGAGATGATGAGTATGGGCGTCTTGATGGAAGAGGGCATGAGCCTTATCTGGCGTGGCTCGATGATCATGAAAGCGATCGAGCAGCTGCTAAGAGATGTGCTTTGGAGCGAGCTTGATGTCTTGTTCCTCGACATGCCTCCGGGAACGGGCGATGCGCAGCTAACTCTAGCTCAAAGTGTGCCAGTAACGGCAGGTGTCTGCGTCACAACACCTCAAGTTGTAGCCCTTGATGATAGCAAACGTGCGCTAGATATGTTTGAGAAGCTTCACATCCCAATCGCTGGTGTCATAGAGAACATGAGTGGCTTTATCTGCCCAGATAACGGCAAAGAGTATGATATCTTTGGCAAAGGCACGACTGAAGAGGTAGCAAAGGCTTATAACACTCAAATTTTAGCCGAAATTCCTATCGAGCCAGCGGTTCGTGTGGGTGGTGATAGCGGCAAGCCAGTGAGCTTTTACGAGCCAAACTCAGTCACTGCAAAACGCTATGAGAGCGCAGCTGCAAGGCTTTGGGAGATAATAGAAAATATAAATAACGGCGGTGGGGCTGATAACTCAGCGATCCAGCCAGTAAATGACGGCAAGAGTGCTTGCTCGAAGTAA
- the thiC gene encoding phosphomethylpyrimidine synthase ThiC, with amino-acid sequence MKEFRVKFDSADKTPTQMYYAKKGVITPEMNYVAQVEMLDPELVRSEVAAGKMIIPANIHHENLLPMAIGREAKTKINANIGNSSLSSDIDAELEKLQICLKYGADTVMDLSTGGDLDAIRSAIIEHSSVPVGTVPMYEILKEAKEVTNITNELILSVLEKQAKQGVSYFTIHAGFLREFLPLVKKRKMGIVSRGGSLSASYMSKLNRQNPFYEIFDQILEICAAHDVSLSLGDGLRPGCLYDATDEAQLSELKVLGELTLRAWQKDVQVMIEGPGHVPLNQIEYNMKIEQELCHDAPFYVLGPLVSDIGAGYDHITSAIGGTMAAYHGASMLCYVTQKEHLGLPNENDVREGIVAHKIAAHAADVALGKAGAIEKDHAMSDARYAFDWNKQFELSFDPKKARELHDESLPEDAFKSAHFCSMCGPKFCAYKISKDLEKGEKC; translated from the coding sequence ATGAAAGAATTTCGGGTCAAATTTGACTCCGCCGACAAAACTCCGACGCAGATGTACTACGCTAAAAAAGGCGTCATAACGCCCGAGATGAACTACGTAGCGCAGGTTGAAATGTTAGATCCCGAGCTCGTTAGGAGCGAGGTCGCCGCAGGCAAGATGATAATCCCAGCCAATATCCATCACGAAAATTTGCTCCCGATGGCGATCGGCAGGGAGGCCAAAACCAAAATCAACGCAAATATCGGCAACTCAAGCCTAAGCAGCGATATAGACGCCGAGCTTGAAAAGCTGCAAATTTGCCTAAAATACGGCGCTGACACGGTCATGGATCTAAGCACGGGCGGCGATTTGGATGCTATTAGAAGTGCAATCATAGAGCATTCAAGCGTGCCAGTTGGCACGGTGCCGATGTATGAAATTTTAAAAGAGGCAAAAGAGGTTACAAATATCACAAATGAGCTAATTTTGAGCGTGCTAGAGAAGCAAGCAAAGCAAGGGGTGAGTTACTTTACGATACACGCTGGCTTTTTACGTGAGTTTTTGCCGCTTGTTAAAAAGCGTAAAATGGGCATAGTAAGCAGGGGCGGCAGCCTAAGTGCAAGCTACATGTCAAAGCTAAATAGGCAAAATCCATTTTATGAAATTTTTGATCAAATTTTAGAAATTTGCGCCGCTCACGACGTCTCGCTCTCGCTTGGCGACGGACTTCGCCCAGGATGTCTTTACGACGCAACAGACGAGGCACAACTTAGCGAGCTAAAGGTGCTTGGAGAGCTAACACTTCGTGCGTGGCAGAAAGATGTGCAGGTGATGATAGAGGGCCCTGGCCATGTGCCATTAAATCAAATTGAGTATAATATGAAAATCGAACAAGAGCTCTGCCATGACGCCCCATTTTATGTGCTTGGGCCGCTTGTTAGTGATATCGGCGCGGGGTATGATCATATCACTTCAGCGATAGGTGGTACGATGGCAGCATATCACGGTGCTAGCATGCTTTGTTATGTGACGCAAAAAGAGCACCTAGGACTACCAAATGAAAATGACGTAAGAGAGGGCATCGTAGCTCACAAGATAGCAGCTCATGCCGCAGACGTCGCGCTTGGCAAAGCTGGAGCTATCGAAAAAGACCATGCGATGAGCGATGCGAGATACGCATTTGACTGGAACAAGCAGTTTGAGCTTAGCTTTGATCCAAAAAAAGCAAGAGAACTTCACGATGAGAGCTTGCCAGAAGATGCGTTTAAGAGCGCTCATTTTTGTTCGATGTGCGGACCAAAATTTTGTGCATATAAAATTTCAAAAGATCTAGAAAAAGGAGAAAAATGTTAA